Proteins from a genomic interval of Capsicum annuum cultivar UCD-10X-F1 chromosome 4, UCD10Xv1.1, whole genome shotgun sequence:
- the LOC107869692 gene encoding uncharacterized protein LOC107869692, translating to MENVKPVRRHFDSHLSASSSSDSSLELSTHPKESLGDIYTKPEEDAFVSASSAALSFLDVSSQTPQRSVMTTSPCAETGNVLSPDAFPQNLEPTKSPPSHTMDHPPGYDPNRIPKSIFSNRPTTSEWSTASNESLFSIQMGANSFSTDYSHMLNKSGELPEEWKNSTANPYYASEVKYNDNKSLSSPLPSLIEVSKDNNRKSSRTLEDTDIQEKNVENPKVVPEEKPVNNIKQKTTNIIDEPAATTTNRADERVVPSTEATHISSSAHVSSPCYSEASGNSSSSFAFPILVNDGGKRNSLKSPSEKVPQAQPRPQPQPEPEFQPAKQPQQKQSEPQPRVAEKSWCLWFSCWPRCC from the exons ATGGAGAATGTGAAGCCAGTAAGGAGGCATTTTGATTCTCATTtatcagcttcttcttcttctgattcATCTCTAGAACTAAGTACACATCCAAAGGAGTCTCTTGGAGATATATATACCAAGCCTGAAGAAGATGCTTTTGTGTCTGCGAGTTCAGCAGCCTTGTCTTTTCTTGATGTTTCTTCTCAGACACCTCAACGGAGCGTGATGACTACATCTCCGTGTGCTGAAACAGGAAATGTGCTATCTCCCGATGCCTTTCCTCAGAATCTTGAGCCAACGAAATCACCTCCGTCACACACTATGGATCATCCTCCAGGTTATGATCCTAATCGTATTCCAAAATCCATTTTTTCAAACAGGCCAACCACCTCAGAATGGAGTACTGCTTCAAACGAATCATTATTTAGCATTCAGATGGGAGCCAATAGCTTCTCTACAGATTATTCTCACATGCTAAATAAATCAGGAGAACTTCCTGAGGAATGGAAAAATTCAACAGCCAATCCATATTATGCATCTGAAGTTAAATACAATGACAATAAGAGCTTATCTTCCCCTCTTCCCTCTCTTATCGAAGTTAGCAAAGATAAcaatagaaaaagttcaagaACTTTGGAAGATACTGATATACAAGAGAAGAATGTCGAGAACCCCAAAGTGGTACCAGAGGAAAAACCTGTGaataatatcaaacaaaaaaCAACTAATATCATTGATGAGCCTGCTGCCACCACAACCAACAGGGCTGATGAAAGAGTGGTTCCTTCAACTGAGGCAACTCATATTTCTTCATCTGCACATGTTTCTTCACCTTGCTACTCCGAGGCAAGTGGAAACAGCAGCAGTTCCTTTGCTTTCCCAAT ACTAGTAAACGATGGAGGGAAAAGAAACTCGCTGAAAAGTCCCTCCGAGAAAGTACCTCAAGCTCAACCTCGACCTCAACCTCAACCTGAACCAGAGTTCCAACCTGCAAAGCAGCCACAGCAAAAGCAATCAGAACCACAGCCGAGAGTAGCAGAGAAAAGTTGGTGTTTGTGGTTCTCTTGTTGGCCTCGCTGTTGTTGA